The sequence TGGAGGAGAAGATCCCGTTCGATCCCAAAGGTGCAGTCATATTCCACTGCGGCCCGGTAGTCGCCGGCGGAAAGATCATGGCCGCCGGACCCACGACATCTTCGAGAATGAACTCCCTATGCGGATTCCTCCTCGATGCCGGAGTCCGTGCATTCATCGGGAAAGGCGGGATGAGCAGCGAAGTCTCGTCACTTATGAAAGGAAGGGCCGTCTACCTCGCATACACCGGCGGATGTGCCGCACTCGCCGCCTCAAAGATGAACCTCAAAGGCGTATATTACGAAGATCTCGGTATGGCCGAGGCCGTCTGGGAGATCGAGGTAGACAGGCTCCCGCTCACAGTCGCGATGGATGCTCATGGCGGAAACCTCTACTCCGGGGTCATCGCGAATGCGCAGAAGTCGTTTGAGTCTCTCTTCCCTACCGATTAATCATGTAAAATAAGTAGATATTTAGTAATTATAAGGAGCAATAATATAGCAGTATAATACTCCAGGTCGTGCCCATGAAACTTGTTATTGATCAGAACCTCTGCAAGGGGTGCAATTTATGTACAATGGTTTGCCCCTACAATATTTTCCAGGAAGGAAGTGAGCTTAACAAAAAGGG comes from Methanolacinia paynteri and encodes:
- a CDS encoding FumA C-terminus/TtdB family hydratase beta subunit, with protein sequence MNIIQLKTPLGEEVLDLHAGDRVELSGTIYTARDEAHLRMMEEKIPFDPKGAVIFHCGPVVAGGKIMAAGPTTSSRMNSLCGFLLDAGVRAFIGKGGMSSEVSSLMKGRAVYLAYTGGCAALAASKMNLKGVYYEDLGMAEAVWEIEVDRLPLTVAMDAHGGNLYSGVIANAQKSFESLFPTD